GGATGTCATCGGTCTCAGCGTGATGAGCGGCGCCCATTTGCCGATCTGCGAAAAGCTGATAAAAAAGATGCATGAACGGGACATGGATGATGTGCTGGTGGTGGTGGGTGGGGTGATACCCAAGAAAGATGTCCCCAAATTGAAAGCCTTGGGAGTGGGGGGCGTTTTTCCGGGGGGGACCCCGTTCGACACCGCGGTCAGCTTCATCCGGGAGAACGTGAAACGCTAAAGGAGAAGCGGTCATGGGTGTGGCCAAATACATAAAGGACGAGACAGGCGTCATCACGGACGTCGAGTATCAGTCCGGAATTCACGTCAAACCGCTTTACACGCCGGACGACTTGGAGCGTGTCGGGTTCGACTATGAACGCGACCTGGGGGATTCGGGCGATTTTCCATTCACTCGAGGCATCCACCCCCTGGGTTACAGGAGTCGCGCGTGGACCACACGCCAGTATACGGGTTTCGGTACGCCCGAGGAGACGAACGAGCGCTTCAAGCTGA
This portion of the Deltaproteobacteria bacterium genome encodes:
- a CDS encoding cobalamin B12-binding domain-containing protein, whose amino-acid sequence is MTGRRIRVLVAKPGLDGHDRGAKVVSFALRDAGMEVIYTGLHQTLDKIVHAAMQEDVDVIGLSVMSGAHLPICEKLIKKMHERDMDDVLVVVGGVIPKKDVPKLKALGVGGVFPGGTPFDTAVSFIRENVKR